One window of the Thermostaphylospora chromogena genome contains the following:
- the mobF gene encoding MobF family relaxase — MLSIARGYDPGYLTRQVAPGREGYYLSATAGGGEPPGRWTGRGCAELGLEGLVDSVVMTELYTHFIDPRDGVTRLGKPPRRYKSMEQIVQEMLAAEPGASAERVAAIEIEAARKARSAVMFFDLTFSPAKSVSLLHAGFQAAAVAARKRGDLAEAERLDAQAEAVWAAVRAGSAAALEYLQDVAGYSRVGYHGAIPRDPETGLPLTDHSTGRYVDAHEWIIASFDQHTSRAGDPQLHIHNAVLNRVKCPDGEWRTLDSRALFRAKDAAAAIGERVMEEQLTRDLGVQWATREDGRSREIVGISETAREVFSSRRVAIRAGVAELAAAFEAKHGYAPSRRALFHMAQFVTLDSREGKAHGPAPTREQMLARWEAQATAAEIGTLASIPDAAAGRIDIEQARAMAELAEAEIRRVCEAAVAQVQSERATWTRYDLIAAINRHLPDTMGGLPAETVRKLLVDLAEEVLAPGAGYGVLRLDAASVVPEPSDWLREDGTSIYGPRDRARYATARQLGLEDRLSVAAGERGAPAIDGARAAAALGGSQAALDALLAGADPATSTADSGELSEVAAEGSAVMAAGFGNRASGVSPIPATPVVGIRKADAAAVADPATPPAAPHQSALWRGGLRGDQAAAVYGILTSSRKIDILIGPAGAGKSRTMGELSDLWREHVGGRVIGLAISQNAAEVLRGEGCEHTANVAAFLTAYRTGQASLRAGDLVVVDEASMIGSGQLAEIQVLAEAAGAKILLTGDTEQLAAVGAAGPLGLLAREHGYYQLTEVQRMREPWERAASLALRRGDVAALRAYDAHGRLLEGTAEQMTEAAYRRWLGDHLAGKNTLLLASTTEEARELAGRCRAELVALGLVEAEGVPVRDGQIAGVGDWVMARTNSRYLVDTEGRRVTNRDVLIIDAWKTGAKGERSAAVVRRDLGPDEQGNRRWSAPYAVPVSYLAEHAELAYASTVHAAQGRTVDTCHAVVRPGISRSMLYVMMTRGREASYAYTVTDERTADMDPRLARAPELDEARRRVEAEAAGVPSIGEAVYAAETAHAELGRFAVLAGILETEDAERTATEVIAAEQLRTRHLGHLGVLWAEATRQAAEQRFEEALARVLTPEQYERYAAPSEAGPRSTLTRLVRAAELAGHDPAELAERAVTCRDLDDADSLARVLHHRIVCELGTDAPRPRPAMTFAERTPVAPAENTSAARLLTYARRLATVMDERAAELGAQVAERLPEWARRHLGPVPTDPVERLEWERRAGTVAAYREQFDRIDDERVALGHCPNTPEGRAAWHAAYDALGRPEEERDLAARTLGELGAIMHTYQRAAALAPLPVAARLRDTTVALDYQRAELEHDRQRAEVETDPARRAHLEQQIAARERIVDQLEHDRRSLAYAQEAREAWLQRTAAQREAAEAAAREIQARVPDAAIPSLEPEIHAPSRADELRERAARVAAERDQADRGDEVHPDQLALLPEPARAEAEVEAEVETPARKDAAASRDEDGRQRQEEQEELALGLGALPDGGRASGPYVLVVERARQATARAVREAAERERAEAEAAAAREEEIAREAAARVVDRRRAVRQEAQRQRQAAEARAVEFDERDELDERTER; from the coding sequence GTGCTGAGCATCGCCCGCGGCTATGACCCGGGGTATCTCACGCGCCAGGTCGCCCCTGGGCGGGAGGGGTATTACCTGTCGGCGACCGCTGGCGGCGGTGAGCCTCCCGGCCGTTGGACGGGCCGGGGGTGTGCTGAGCTCGGCCTTGAGGGCCTCGTCGACTCCGTTGTGATGACCGAGCTGTATACGCACTTCATAGACCCGCGCGATGGAGTGACGAGGCTGGGGAAGCCGCCGCGGCGGTACAAGAGCATGGAACAGATCGTTCAGGAGATGCTCGCCGCCGAGCCTGGCGCGTCGGCTGAGCGCGTGGCGGCGATCGAGATCGAGGCCGCGCGTAAGGCTCGTAGCGCGGTGATGTTCTTCGACCTGACGTTCTCCCCCGCGAAGTCGGTTTCGCTGCTGCACGCGGGGTTTCAGGCCGCCGCCGTGGCTGCTCGTAAGCGGGGCGACCTGGCCGAGGCCGAACGCCTCGATGCGCAAGCCGAAGCCGTATGGGCGGCCGTGCGCGCTGGCAGCGCGGCCGCGCTGGAGTATCTACAGGACGTCGCCGGCTATAGCCGTGTCGGGTATCACGGGGCGATTCCGCGTGACCCTGAGACTGGTCTGCCGCTGACCGATCACTCCACCGGTCGCTACGTCGACGCGCACGAGTGGATCATCGCCAGCTTTGATCAGCACACGTCCCGGGCGGGTGACCCGCAGCTCCACATCCACAACGCCGTTTTGAACCGGGTGAAGTGCCCTGATGGGGAGTGGCGCACCCTCGACTCCAGAGCGCTGTTCCGTGCGAAGGATGCCGCTGCGGCCATCGGTGAGCGTGTCATGGAAGAGCAGCTCACGCGGGATCTCGGTGTGCAGTGGGCAACCCGTGAGGACGGCCGTAGCCGCGAAATCGTCGGCATTTCTGAGACTGCGCGTGAGGTGTTCTCCTCACGCCGGGTGGCGATCCGGGCCGGTGTTGCGGAGCTCGCCGCAGCGTTTGAGGCTAAGCATGGGTACGCGCCATCGCGGCGGGCCCTGTTCCATATGGCGCAGTTCGTAACCCTCGACTCTCGGGAGGGCAAGGCTCACGGGCCCGCGCCGACCCGTGAGCAAATGCTGGCCAGGTGGGAGGCGCAGGCGACCGCAGCCGAGATCGGCACCCTGGCCTCGATACCTGACGCGGCGGCCGGACGGATCGACATCGAGCAGGCCCGGGCTATGGCCGAGCTCGCCGAGGCCGAGATCCGGCGTGTGTGTGAGGCCGCGGTCGCACAGGTTCAGTCCGAGCGGGCGACTTGGACGCGCTATGACCTCATAGCCGCGATCAACCGCCATCTACCCGACACGATGGGCGGTCTACCTGCGGAAACGGTCCGAAAGTTGCTGGTCGACCTGGCAGAGGAGGTACTTGCCCCCGGCGCCGGGTACGGCGTGCTCCGCCTTGACGCAGCCTCGGTGGTCCCGGAGCCGTCTGATTGGCTGCGCGAGGACGGCACCAGCATCTACGGACCGCGTGACCGGGCCAGGTACGCCACCGCTCGACAGCTTGGCCTTGAGGATCGCCTGTCGGTGGCCGCGGGCGAGCGGGGGGCGCCGGCGATTGATGGAGCCCGCGCGGCGGCCGCGCTCGGCGGTTCACAGGCTGCGCTCGACGCTCTGCTCGCTGGCGCGGATCCCGCCACGAGCACAGCGGATTCCGGCGAGCTCTCCGAGGTCGCCGCAGAGGGTTCCGCCGTGATGGCGGCGGGATTCGGCAACAGGGCGAGTGGCGTGTCGCCGATTCCCGCCACGCCCGTCGTGGGAATCAGGAAGGCCGATGCGGCCGCCGTGGCAGATCCCGCCACGCCTCCCGCAGCGCCGCACCAGAGTGCCCTCTGGCGCGGCGGACTGCGCGGCGATCAGGCCGCCGCGGTGTACGGGATCCTCACCAGTAGTCGGAAGATCGACATTCTGATCGGCCCCGCTGGCGCTGGTAAGTCCCGCACTATGGGCGAGCTATCCGACCTATGGCGCGAGCACGTCGGCGGCCGTGTGATTGGCCTGGCCATCTCACAGAACGCCGCCGAGGTCCTGCGAGGCGAGGGCTGCGAACACACCGCCAACGTCGCTGCGTTCCTGACTGCCTACCGCACAGGCCAGGCCTCGCTCCGCGCGGGTGATCTCGTGGTGGTCGACGAGGCGTCAATGATCGGATCTGGGCAGCTCGCCGAGATCCAGGTGCTTGCCGAGGCCGCTGGCGCCAAGATCCTGCTTACAGGAGACACTGAGCAGCTTGCCGCGGTCGGTGCTGCCGGACCGCTCGGCCTGCTCGCCCGCGAACACGGCTATTACCAGCTCACCGAAGTACAGCGCATGCGCGAGCCTTGGGAGCGCGCGGCATCCCTTGCGCTGCGCCGCGGCGACGTAGCCGCGTTGCGCGCTTACGATGCCCATGGCCGTCTCCTCGAAGGGACAGCCGAGCAGATGACCGAGGCGGCTTATCGGCGGTGGCTGGGCGACCACTTGGCCGGTAAGAACACGCTGTTGCTCGCCTCGACGACTGAGGAGGCGCGAGAGTTAGCCGGGCGGTGCCGGGCCGAGCTCGTCGCCCTGGGGCTGGTCGAGGCCGAGGGCGTGCCAGTGCGTGACGGGCAAATTGCCGGGGTAGGCGATTGGGTGATGGCCCGCACCAACTCGCGTTACCTGGTCGACACAGAAGGTCGGCGGGTCACCAACCGAGACGTACTGATCATCGACGCATGGAAGACCGGGGCGAAGGGCGAGAGGTCCGCTGCGGTGGTTCGGCGCGATCTCGGCCCTGACGAGCAGGGGAACCGCCGCTGGTCGGCCCCGTATGCGGTGCCTGTGAGCTACCTGGCCGAACACGCTGAACTTGCGTACGCCTCGACGGTGCACGCGGCGCAGGGCCGTACGGTCGACACCTGCCACGCCGTGGTGCGGCCCGGCATCAGTCGATCCATGCTGTACGTGATGATGACCCGCGGCCGCGAGGCGTCGTACGCCTACACGGTCACCGACGAGCGGACCGCGGACATGGATCCGCGCCTTGCGCGGGCGCCGGAGCTCGACGAGGCGCGTCGGCGGGTCGAAGCAGAGGCCGCCGGAGTACCGAGCATCGGCGAGGCGGTGTACGCCGCCGAGACCGCGCACGCTGAGCTGGGCAGATTCGCTGTTCTGGCTGGCATATTGGAGACCGAAGACGCTGAGCGCACCGCTACTGAAGTGATCGCTGCCGAGCAGCTACGCACCCGTCATCTCGGCCATTTGGGCGTGCTGTGGGCTGAGGCCACCCGTCAGGCGGCCGAGCAACGGTTTGAGGAGGCGCTCGCCCGGGTGCTCACACCTGAGCAGTACGAGCGGTACGCCGCCCCCAGCGAGGCGGGGCCGCGCTCTACGCTGACTCGTTTGGTGCGTGCAGCTGAGCTTGCCGGCCACGACCCGGCCGAGCTCGCCGAGCGCGCTGTTACATGCCGCGACCTTGACGACGCCGACTCGCTGGCTCGGGTGCTGCATCACCGGATCGTGTGCGAGCTCGGCACCGACGCGCCGCGGCCGCGGCCAGCGATGACGTTCGCCGAGCGCACCCCCGTCGCCCCGGCCGAGAACACCTCAGCCGCGCGGTTGCTGACCTACGCGCGCCGCCTGGCCACGGTCATGGACGAGCGGGCGGCCGAGCTTGGCGCGCAGGTGGCCGAGCGGCTCCCGGAGTGGGCGCGCCGCCACTTGGGGCCGGTGCCAACTGATCCGGTCGAGCGGCTGGAGTGGGAGCGCCGCGCTGGCACGGTGGCCGCTTACCGGGAGCAGTTCGACCGCATCGACGACGAGCGGGTCGCGCTCGGGCACTGCCCGAACACCCCAGAGGGGCGCGCCGCCTGGCACGCCGCTTATGACGCTCTGGGGCGGCCGGAAGAGGAGCGGGATCTCGCCGCACGCACTCTGGGCGAGCTCGGCGCCATCATGCACACCTACCAGCGAGCGGCTGCTCTCGCCCCGCTGCCGGTCGCTGCCCGGTTGCGTGACACCACCGTCGCGCTTGACTACCAGCGCGCCGAACTGGAGCACGACCGGCAGCGCGCCGAGGTCGAGACTGATCCGGCGCGGCGTGCCCATCTTGAGCAGCAGATCGCTGCCCGCGAGCGGATCGTCGACCAGTTGGAGCATGACCGGCGGTCCCTCGCCTACGCCCAAGAGGCGCGCGAGGCATGGCTACAGCGCACCGCGGCGCAGCGTGAGGCAGCCGAGGCCGCCGCGCGGGAGATTCAGGCTCGGGTGCCAGACGCGGCGATCCCGTCGCTTGAGCCTGAGATCCATGCTCCGTCGCGGGCTGATGAGCTTCGCGAGCGGGCCGCCCGCGTGGCCGCCGAGCGTGACCAGGCCGACCGTGGCGACGAGGTGCACCCCGACCAGCTCGCGCTCCTGCCTGAACCTGCTCGCGCCGAGGCCGAGGTCGAGGCAGAGGTCGAGACTCCGGCGCGCAAGGATGCGGCCGCCAGCCGTGACGAGGATGGGCGTCAGCGCCAGGAGGAACAGGAAGAGCTCGCCCTCGGCCTCGGCGCCTTGCCAGACGGCGGCCGCGCATCAGGCCCGTATGTGCTCGTGGTGGAGCGGGCACGGCAGGCTACCGCCCGAGCGGTGCGGGAAGCGGCTGAGCGGGAGCGGGCCGAGGCCGAGGCTGCCGCGGCCCGCGAAGAGGAGATCGCCCGTGAGGCGGCTGCCCGGGTGGTCGACCGGCGCCGGGCGGTACGGCAGGAGGCGCAGCGGCAGCGCCAGGCGGCCGAGGCCCGAGCGGTTGAGTTCGACGAGCGCGACGAGCTCGACGAGAGGACAGAACGGTGA